A genomic stretch from Sphingobacterium sp. ML3W includes:
- a CDS encoding DEAD/DEAH box helicase, translating into MEFKQLNLISPLLKAISETGYTTPTAIQQKAIPVILSGQDLIGCAQTGTGKTAAFALPLLQRLSEHNGHGKTMPIRALILTPTRELAIQIGENINLYRKHLKLNYCTIFGGVNQDRQVKEIKKGVDILVATPGRLLDLMNQKLVFLDKIEVLILDEADNMLDMGFIHDIKKILAKVPEKRQTLFFSATMPPNIRKFAHGILHKPVEVDVTPVSSTAEKVNQSVYFIEKKEKIKLLTNLLKQFKQDRTIVFSRTKHGADKIVKLLAKNGLRAAAIHGNKSQNARQKALGEFKENRLKILIATDIAARGIDIEQLPMVINYDLPNVPETYVHRIGRTGRAGLEGNAISFCDVEERPYLSDIEKLIGLKIKVNKVGK; encoded by the coding sequence ATGGAATTCAAACAACTCAATTTAATTTCTCCTCTTCTCAAAGCAATCTCAGAAACAGGATATACAACACCCACTGCAATCCAACAAAAAGCTATCCCCGTTATATTAAGCGGTCAGGATCTTATTGGTTGCGCACAAACGGGTACCGGAAAGACGGCAGCCTTCGCTTTACCTTTGCTACAGCGTTTGTCTGAGCACAATGGACATGGTAAAACGATGCCTATCCGCGCCTTAATCCTCACACCAACACGTGAACTTGCAATACAGATCGGTGAGAATATAAATTTATATCGCAAACATCTTAAACTAAATTATTGCACCATTTTTGGCGGCGTCAATCAAGACAGACAAGTCAAAGAAATAAAAAAAGGTGTGGATATTTTAGTTGCTACACCGGGTCGTCTATTGGACCTGATGAATCAGAAATTGGTTTTTCTGGATAAAATTGAAGTCTTGATCCTTGATGAAGCTGACAATATGCTCGACATGGGCTTCATCCACGATATCAAAAAGATCTTGGCGAAAGTACCAGAGAAAAGACAGACCCTGTTTTTCTCAGCAACGATGCCACCCAATATCCGCAAATTTGCGCATGGTATACTCCACAAGCCTGTTGAAGTAGACGTAACTCCAGTGAGTTCAACTGCTGAAAAAGTAAATCAATCGGTTTATTTTATAGAGAAAAAAGAGAAAATAAAACTACTCACAAACCTGCTTAAGCAATTTAAGCAAGACCGTACGATTGTATTTTCCCGTACAAAACATGGGGCGGATAAAATTGTTAAATTATTAGCAAAGAATGGCCTTCGTGCTGCAGCAATTCACGGTAATAAATCACAAAATGCAAGACAAAAGGCATTGGGTGAATTTAAGGAAAACCGTCTAAAAATTCTGATCGCTACCGATATCGCCGCACGCGGAATAGATATTGAACAGTTACCTATGGTCATCAATTACGACCTACCGAATGTACCAGAAACCTACGTACACCGCATTGGTCGGACAGGTAGAGCGGGTTTAGAGGGTAATGCCATCTCCTTCTGTGATGTGGAAGAAAGACCTTATTTAAGTGATATTGAAAAATTGATCGGATTAAAAATCAAAGTGAATAAGGTAGGGAAATAA
- a CDS encoding dienelactone hydrolase family protein: protein MSHSSNIKTAGHSLENTEKALIMIHGRGGNATDILSMSAYLNVGDYALLAPQADNYTWYPHSFMAPEQSNEPWLSSAIQVIENTIQLALDKGIKTENLYFFGFSQGACLTLEFLAQHAKRYGGAVAIIGGLIGEEIDLSKYSGDFMQTPIFIGTSDPDFHVPLERVNATVKILEAQNANVKLAVYPNFGHSINQEEITIANQFIFR, encoded by the coding sequence ATGAGTCACTCAAGTAATATTAAAACAGCTGGACACAGTTTAGAAAACACAGAAAAAGCATTGATCATGATTCATGGCCGTGGCGGGAATGCAACGGATATCCTGAGCATGTCTGCTTATCTGAATGTGGGGGATTACGCACTATTGGCACCGCAGGCCGACAATTACACCTGGTATCCACATTCATTTATGGCACCTGAGCAAAGTAATGAACCCTGGTTAAGTTCGGCAATTCAAGTCATTGAAAATACGATACAACTTGCTTTGGATAAGGGGATCAAGACTGAAAACCTCTATTTCTTCGGATTCTCTCAAGGAGCTTGCCTTACACTTGAATTTCTGGCACAACATGCCAAACGTTATGGTGGCGCTGTCGCTATTATTGGCGGACTTATTGGCGAAGAGATAGATTTAAGCAAGTATAGCGGAGATTTTATGCAAACACCGATATTTATCGGTACAAGTGATCCAGATTTTCATGTTCCGCTGGAACGCGTCAATGCTACGGTGAAAATTTTGGAGGCCCAAAATGCGAATGTTAAACTAGCCGTTTATCCAAATTTCGGTCATTCCATTAATCAGGAAGAGATTACGATTGCCAACCAGTTTATCTTTCGTTAG
- a CDS encoding GNAT family N-acetyltransferase yields MERTEIVLDKNQRGELQLFSDETKAGLMSIAIIDGKLVVYHTEVDEAFEGRGFAKILLEKLVSYARENTMKIVPLCPYVNAQFHRHPDIYDDVWFKKTV; encoded by the coding sequence ATGGAAAGAACAGAAATTGTACTGGACAAGAATCAGCGTGGCGAGCTTCAATTGTTCTCCGATGAAACAAAAGCTGGCCTAATGAGTATAGCCATCATTGATGGAAAATTGGTTGTTTACCACACAGAAGTTGACGAAGCCTTTGAAGGTAGAGGATTCGCAAAAATTCTGTTGGAAAAACTGGTCTCTTATGCTCGGGAAAATACCATGAAGATTGTCCCACTATGTCCTTATGTAAATGCGCAATTCCATCGTCATCCCGACATCTATGACGATGTATGGTTTAAGAAAACAGTATAG
- a CDS encoding cation:proton antiporter encodes MKKYKNTIFYVTLIGTLLVVMYWVIHLGAQLQSQEMLRGDKISQGAWQDFKSTLLHSLQHPLAILLAQIVTIIIAARIMGWICIKIKQPVVIGEMLAGIILGPSLLGLYFPEFSHTLFPVESLSNLQFLSQIGLILFMFIIGMELDLNVLRNKAHDAVVISHASIVIPFTLGISLAYFLYSYHPPANVEFLSYSLFIGISMSITAFPVLARIVQERGLQKSKLGSMVITCAAADDITAWCILAVVIAIVKAGDFASALYTIALAIAYVLLMIKIVRPFLMRVGEVKGTREGLNKPVVAIFFIVLLLSAYATEVIGIHALFGAFMAGAIMPESSRFRTAFIEKIEDVSTLLLLPLFFVYTGLRTQIGLLNDPQLWMITIAIILVAVIGKFVGSALAARFVGQSWKDSLSIGALMNTRGLMELIVLNIGYDLGVLSAELFSMMVVMALITTFMTGPSLDLINYLYRPKKRSLQEEIQNKSKFKILLSFAKSNTGISLLHLADALTLKSKNTAEITALHIEPSNELHHYEVETQEQDSFREIKRVAQDLEQPIQTIFKISSDIDSEIVQTSNEQSQDLLLLGVSESIYEGSLLGRFLDFTSRIINPEKLFHTVTNAESPFATFDRNQQINAKVNAMVGILIDKNFVKARRIIVPILLKNDEFLCAVIQRLIHHSDAQVMVWDFDHILRTHESFREKLRHLEQLVPNHLTIMEEKNLDGDLWAQQDLMLISLPCWHKIVNKKMDWLHLTPSTLLLADRKK; translated from the coding sequence ATGAAGAAATACAAGAATACGATTTTTTATGTGACCTTAATTGGTACACTGCTGGTAGTGATGTACTGGGTTATCCATTTGGGAGCACAATTGCAAAGCCAGGAGATGCTCCGTGGCGATAAGATAAGTCAGGGTGCTTGGCAGGATTTTAAATCGACCTTATTACATAGTCTTCAACATCCATTGGCTATATTGCTAGCACAGATTGTGACGATCATTATTGCTGCCCGGATAATGGGGTGGATATGCATCAAGATTAAGCAACCAGTTGTGATAGGTGAAATGCTTGCCGGTATTATATTGGGGCCTTCCTTATTGGGGCTTTATTTTCCTGAATTCTCCCATACGCTGTTTCCTGTTGAATCCCTGAGCAACCTACAGTTTCTGAGCCAGATCGGCTTAATCTTATTTATGTTTATCATCGGAATGGAGCTGGACCTTAATGTGCTGCGAAATAAAGCACACGATGCTGTGGTGATTTCACACGCGAGCATCGTTATACCGTTTACATTGGGAATTTCCTTAGCCTACTTTTTATACTCGTATCATCCACCAGCAAATGTGGAGTTTTTGTCCTATAGTTTGTTTATCGGTATTTCGATGAGCATTACTGCTTTTCCGGTCCTGGCAAGGATCGTACAGGAGCGCGGACTGCAGAAAAGTAAACTTGGGTCGATGGTCATTACCTGCGCTGCAGCCGATGATATTACAGCCTGGTGTATTTTGGCTGTGGTGATTGCGATTGTGAAGGCCGGCGATTTTGCGAGTGCTTTGTATACGATCGCGCTTGCTATTGCTTATGTGCTGCTGATGATCAAAATTGTACGGCCCTTTCTGATGCGCGTGGGGGAGGTGAAGGGAACGCGTGAGGGACTGAACAAACCTGTTGTTGCGATATTTTTTATCGTCCTTTTATTGTCTGCTTACGCAACCGAAGTAATCGGCATACATGCTTTGTTTGGTGCTTTTATGGCCGGAGCGATTATGCCCGAAAGCAGCCGTTTCCGTACAGCGTTTATCGAAAAAATCGAAGATGTATCCACCTTATTGTTATTACCGTTATTTTTCGTGTACACAGGGTTGCGTACACAGATCGGTCTATTGAATGATCCACAACTATGGATGATCACCATTGCGATTATTTTGGTTGCCGTAATCGGGAAGTTTGTCGGTAGCGCATTGGCCGCCCGCTTTGTCGGACAAAGCTGGAAGGATAGCTTGAGTATAGGTGCATTGATGAATACCAGGGGACTGATGGAACTGATTGTATTGAACATCGGTTACGATCTCGGTGTATTAAGTGCTGAGTTATTCTCTATGATGGTTGTGATGGCATTGATCACCACCTTTATGACCGGTCCTTCGTTGGACTTGATCAATTATCTATACCGTCCCAAGAAACGTTCGTTACAGGAAGAAATCCAGAATAAATCGAAATTTAAAATCCTCCTGTCATTTGCCAAAAGCAATACCGGGATTTCATTGCTTCATCTCGCAGATGCGCTTACATTAAAATCAAAAAATACGGCGGAAATTACGGCATTGCATATCGAACCGTCCAATGAGCTTCATCATTATGAAGTAGAAACCCAGGAGCAGGATAGTTTTCGGGAAATAAAGCGGGTTGCACAGGATTTGGAGCAACCTATTCAGACGATTTTCAAAATTTCCAGTGACATTGACAGTGAAATCGTGCAGACCTCAAATGAACAAAGTCAAGATCTGCTGTTGTTGGGTGTCAGTGAATCCATCTATGAAGGTAGTCTTTTGGGACGCTTCCTAGATTTCACCTCACGCATTATCAATCCAGAGAAATTGTTTCATACGGTCACAAATGCCGAATCACCGTTTGCTACCTTTGACAGAAATCAACAGATCAATGCCAAAGTCAATGCGATGGTGGGAATTTTGATTGACAAAAACTTTGTCAAGGCCCGTCGTATTATTGTTCCGATACTATTGAAAAATGATGAATTCCTCTGCGCAGTCATACAGCGATTAATTCACCATTCGGACGCCCAGGTGATGGTATGGGATTTTGATCACATCTTACGTACACATGAAAGCTTTCGGGAGAAATTAAGACACCTGGAGCAACTTGTACCCAATCATTTGACGATAATGGAGGAGAAGAATCTTGATGGTGACTTATGGGCGCAGCAAGATCTGATGCTCATTAGTTTGCCTTGCTGGCATAAAATTGTCAATAAAAAGATGGACTGGCTCCATCTTACACCATCCACTTTGCTGCTTGCAGACCGAAAAAAATAA
- a CDS encoding Gfo/Idh/MocA family oxidoreductase, which produces MMNRKDFIRTSSILAAASFIGKSQASGLFEQPIRVGVIGVNGMGWSDLNALLKQQGVICTALCDVDENILNKRVKELQERNIKVSSYVDYKKMLSSSDVDAVIIGTPDHWHCLQMIDAVKAGKHVYIEKPIGNSIQECQLMLAAAKKSNAIVQVGQWQRSQQHFKDAIDFVHSGKLGKIRLVKAWSYLGWKNSIPIQPDEPIPAGVHYMDWLGPATKRPFNSNHFHFNFRWFWDYAGGLMTDWGVHMLDYALLGMKVSDPKSVMASGGKFAFPDDAGETPDTMTAVYEFDNFNIQWEHAKGIDLGPYNRNHGVAFIGNNGTLVLNRNGWEVIPEKGRMEAIALRPSVDNGLEKHMANFVDAIRQKNPQLLHAPLEAGAHIAIFSQMGNIAYRTGQKLYWNKEKQHFNDEKANKYLASVYHNGYKYPKV; this is translated from the coding sequence ATGATGAATAGAAAAGACTTTATCCGGACTTCCAGTATTTTAGCCGCAGCATCATTCATAGGTAAAAGTCAGGCATCCGGTCTGTTTGAGCAGCCAATTCGAGTAGGGGTGATCGGTGTTAATGGTATGGGCTGGTCTGACCTGAATGCTTTGTTAAAGCAACAAGGGGTAATCTGTACTGCACTTTGTGATGTTGATGAAAATATCTTGAACAAAAGGGTGAAAGAACTTCAGGAGAGAAATATCAAAGTGTCCAGCTATGTTGACTATAAAAAGATGTTGAGCAGTTCGGATGTGGATGCGGTGATTATCGGAACGCCTGATCATTGGCATTGCCTACAAATGATAGATGCAGTGAAGGCGGGGAAGCACGTTTATATCGAAAAGCCTATCGGTAATTCTATTCAGGAATGCCAGCTCATGCTAGCGGCTGCAAAGAAAAGTAATGCAATAGTTCAGGTAGGTCAATGGCAGCGGAGCCAACAGCATTTTAAAGATGCGATTGATTTTGTACATTCAGGTAAGCTTGGGAAAATACGTTTGGTAAAGGCCTGGTCATACCTGGGCTGGAAAAACAGTATTCCTATTCAACCGGATGAACCTATTCCTGCGGGAGTACATTACATGGACTGGTTGGGTCCAGCTACAAAAAGACCTTTTAATAGCAATCATTTTCATTTTAATTTCAGGTGGTTTTGGGATTATGCAGGCGGTCTGATGACAGACTGGGGCGTACATATGCTCGATTATGCTTTGCTGGGCATGAAAGTCTCTGATCCAAAATCCGTTATGGCTTCGGGTGGAAAATTTGCCTTCCCGGATGATGCGGGGGAAACACCAGATACCATGACTGCGGTCTACGAGTTTGACAACTTCAATATCCAGTGGGAACATGCCAAAGGAATAGATTTAGGACCTTACAACCGTAATCATGGTGTTGCCTTTATTGGAAATAATGGAACCTTAGTCTTAAACCGTAACGGCTGGGAAGTCATACCCGAGAAGGGAAGGATGGAGGCCATTGCATTGCGACCATCCGTTGACAATGGCCTGGAGAAACATATGGCAAACTTCGTGGATGCTATTCGACAAAAAAATCCACAGCTGCTGCATGCCCCGCTAGAAGCCGGTGCACATATTGCTATTTTTTCGCAGATGGGGAATATTGCCTATAGAACCGGGCAGAAGCTCTACTGGAATAAGGAAAAACAGCATTTTAATGACGAAAAGGCAAATAAATATCTAGCCTCAGTATATCATAATGGGTATAAATACCCCAAGGTTTGA
- a CDS encoding cold shock domain-containing protein: MNTGKIKFFNETKGFGFITPEDGSADVFVHVSALKNQVSEGDVVTYDVERTPKGINATNVKLA; the protein is encoded by the coding sequence ATGAATACAGGTAAAATTAAATTTTTCAATGAAACTAAAGGTTTTGGTTTTATTACACCAGAGGATGGTAGCGCAGACGTTTTCGTACACGTTTCTGCTCTTAAGAACCAAGTATCTGAAGGCGACGTTGTAACTTATGATGTAGAAAGAACTCCAAAAGGAATCAACGCTACAAACGTAAAATTGGCGTAA
- a CDS encoding ring-cleaving dioxygenase translates to MDNNILGLHHITAIADNAKRNLDFYTGVLGLRLVKKTVNFDDPGTYHFYFGNEQGDPGTILTFFPWEGIGKGTQGAGMATHIGYAVPEGSLGFWKNRLKEHQVAFQEDEIFGEKLISFTDPDGLQIQFIEPSTKDNRSVWTTAEIKDENALKGFHNITLSLKEADPTLRVLTDILGYTVQGQENGRYRLSTDSIETANIVDILADPNLSFGRNAAGTNHHVAFRVKDDNILMDYREKVLSAGLDITPKINRDYFFSLYFREPGGVLFEIATDNPGFTIDEPLESLGTALKLPKQYENHRSEIEASLPKID, encoded by the coding sequence ATGGACAATAACATATTAGGACTGCATCATATCACAGCGATAGCTGATAACGCAAAACGGAATCTTGATTTTTACACCGGGGTACTGGGGCTTCGTTTGGTAAAGAAAACCGTTAATTTTGACGACCCCGGCACCTATCATTTTTACTTCGGTAATGAGCAGGGAGATCCAGGTACTATACTTACCTTTTTCCCTTGGGAAGGTATTGGTAAAGGTACACAGGGCGCAGGTATGGCTACACATATTGGTTACGCTGTCCCTGAAGGAAGTCTGGGCTTCTGGAAAAACAGATTAAAAGAACATCAGGTTGCGTTTCAGGAAGACGAAATTTTTGGAGAGAAACTGATTTCATTCACAGATCCTGATGGATTACAAATACAATTTATTGAGCCTTCGACCAAGGATAATAGAAGTGTATGGACTACAGCGGAAATAAAGGACGAAAACGCATTAAAGGGTTTTCATAATATTACACTTTCTCTGAAGGAAGCTGATCCCACATTACGGGTTTTGACAGATATCTTGGGATACACTGTACAAGGACAAGAAAACGGACGTTATAGATTGTCTACCGACAGTATCGAAACAGCTAATATTGTGGACATTCTTGCGGATCCCAATTTGTCTTTTGGTCGCAATGCCGCTGGCACCAATCATCATGTCGCCTTTCGTGTAAAAGATGATAATATCTTGATGGACTACCGCGAAAAAGTACTTTCGGCAGGTTTGGATATAACACCGAAGATTAATCGGGACTACTTTTTCTCACTTTACTTCCGTGAACCGGGCGGTGTCTTGTTTGAGATCGCAACAGACAATCCCGGATTTACCATAGACGAACCTTTGGAAAGTCTAGGGACAGCACTCAAGCTGCCAAAACAATACGAGAACCATCGGTCAGAGATCGAAGCATCGTTACCAAAAATAGATTAG
- a CDS encoding ester cyclase, producing MNFTILAALLCLLFTGCQQKSLHDKSGEKDQTQLDINKENKRIVLDFYQQMFGDKDLSAVDKYIAPEYIQHNPEVADGAAAFKAAAAKWFEGLPKTTIDVQRIASDGDLVFIHIKNKKPDGSLKSTIDIFRLENGKIVEHWDAQQDVPKESANEHPMF from the coding sequence ATGAATTTTACTATACTGGCGGCACTACTATGTCTCCTATTTACTGGATGCCAACAAAAAAGTCTGCATGATAAATCCGGGGAAAAGGATCAGACCCAGTTAGACATCAATAAAGAGAATAAGCGGATCGTATTGGACTTCTATCAGCAGATGTTCGGTGATAAGGATCTGTCGGCAGTGGACAAATATATTGCGCCGGAATATATCCAGCATAATCCTGAAGTAGCCGATGGCGCAGCCGCATTTAAAGCCGCAGCTGCAAAGTGGTTTGAGGGGCTGCCGAAAACCACAATCGATGTGCAGCGTATTGCTTCGGATGGTGATCTGGTATTTATCCATATTAAGAATAAAAAGCCTGATGGGAGTCTCAAGTCTACAATAGATATCTTCCGGTTGGAAAATGGAAAGATTGTTGAACATTGGGATGCACAACAAGATGTACCAAAAGAGTCTGCAAATGAACATCCGATGTTTTAA
- a CDS encoding glycoside hydrolase family 16 protein has translation MKRILGAGLFYILISACSVHHNPKENPQVYLQNPGRETKKWKLVWEENFNSPKLDTTKWTRIPAGGADWNRHMSLDDACFGWEKGELILKGINNTDRQKNDKPFLTGGIWSKGKFAFQYGRIEIRAKLGSAQGSWPAMWMLAELDKYGQYPRNGEIDIMEHLNFDDIIYQTTHSHYTLNLGQKDNPKHSGTAKVNAGAYNVYGISWYPDRIVFQLNGVDTFTYPRISGVDASQWPYDQPFYLLIDQQLGGSWVGKVDPKQLPVEMRVDWVKVYQ, from the coding sequence ATGAAGCGAATCTTAGGCGCAGGCCTGTTTTATATCCTTATATCAGCTTGTAGTGTTCATCACAATCCGAAGGAAAATCCACAGGTATACCTACAGAATCCAGGACGAGAAACGAAGAAATGGAAACTCGTATGGGAAGAGAATTTTAATTCACCCAAGTTGGATACGACCAAGTGGACCCGGATTCCTGCTGGCGGGGCAGACTGGAACCGGCACATGAGTTTGGATGATGCCTGTTTTGGTTGGGAGAAAGGGGAATTGATTTTGAAAGGTATCAATAACACTGATCGGCAGAAGAACGATAAACCCTTCCTGACCGGAGGAATATGGAGTAAGGGGAAATTTGCCTTTCAATACGGGCGTATTGAAATAAGGGCGAAGCTGGGGAGTGCTCAAGGATCCTGGCCGGCAATGTGGATGCTTGCGGAGTTGGATAAATATGGTCAATACCCTCGAAATGGTGAAATTGATATCATGGAGCACCTCAATTTTGATGATATTATTTATCAGACAACCCATTCGCATTACACCTTGAATTTGGGACAAAAGGATAATCCCAAGCATTCAGGCACGGCAAAAGTCAATGCTGGAGCATATAATGTCTATGGCATTAGCTGGTATCCAGATCGAATTGTATTTCAGCTCAATGGCGTGGATACATTCACTTATCCGCGAATAAGTGGTGTTGATGCATCCCAGTGGCCTTATGATCAACCTTTTTACCTGTTGATAGACCAACAGCTTGGTGGCAGTTGGGTGGGAAAAGTGGATCCAAAACAATTACCTGTCGAAATGCGGGTGGACTGGGTTAAAGTTTATCAATAA